One Glycine soja cultivar W05 chromosome 7, ASM419377v2, whole genome shotgun sequence genomic window, TTTCGTTGTAGCACATAAAATAccccaaataatttttaaaattagaaaaatgtttattgttattttagttcatatgagagtaatttttaaattttataacttactATTATCATAGTCCATAATGGAACGAACAGTGAGTTactattaataaatttcaatttcagaAATTTAGTtgacatttttctaattttaagaaactaaaacaaTAGCTTACTCTAATACTAAATGGTAACAAAACACATTATGAGAGCAGAAAATTTCAATACCGTTTAACTGCAAAGGTATATATGCAGGCAAGTAATATTAATAGGAAGTATTCACTCCCCAGAAATCATCTCGAACggtacaactttttttttctcagttTGCTCCATGACTAGAAGATAGAGCACTAGCATATTTCCAACAAATGGTATTCCCTTGAACTAGCATGTTTGATCCACAGTATTgcaataaatgtaaaaaaatgttaaagaagaaagaggggcaagcagaaaagaaaagaaaaagtgtacTTCTCAAGTCTAGGGTATATTTGGGGAGGGTGGATAGAAAAGAGGAACAAATAAAAAGCTCCCTTCCCCACCTTTCCCTTGGGCAAAAAGTCCATCAGAGAAAATCAATTGACACTGTGCATCACTATAACATACACACACAAATTAAATGAGTAGCCCATAAAATTAGGAGTGAATGGAGAAAACCTTGTTTAGCCGTAATAGAGTCAGAGACTGTGGATGAATAAAAAAAGGTCCCCGTCAgctaaaatcaaattgaagaacTCGTCAGCGTTATCTTCCTTAACAATAGTTTCAAACGAAAACAGTGTATCgttgttttcattttaaaataggcATTGGGATAGGAAAGGAAAAGGAGGAACAAGAAGGGACCCCAATgcctattttaaaaatgaaaatagcaaAGCCCTGCTTCCATTCGAAATGGAATGTACTGAGAAGGAAGGCAAGGCGGTCTTGAATTTGATTTCAAGTGAAGAGGACAAGGGcgcctcatcttcttcttcatcttcttcttcatcttcttcttcatcttcttcttcttctcccacAAACCTAAAACTCTTGTCTTTCAGATCTAACTTTCTTTTCCTTCGTTCGGCTAGTTGATTTCCAGATCCGCATAACACCAAAATAAATAGGCTTCATCCCGTCTTTATCACGTCAGCCCTAGCTTCAATTCGTGTGcttttagataaatattaataataatttaatgaaaCCACTATTTAACATGCTCATTTGTGTCTAAGTTCATCGCTCTCCTTCATCTAATAATTAAGGATTctaattttaagtataaaataaattatattaaaagaaaaatatttattttatatctctttataaaagattaatcataatttataacaatgaatatctcatattaatatcattgtaagaaaaaattgactttaaaattaattttttttttaaaaaagaaatttaaaaatatttattttaataaaccaCCCCtaaattattgattaataaaatacactgaataaacttataaaaattatagacTATTTACTCCATCGAATTTCAAATGTCCCTCATTCTCATAAGGAGAATGCACTTGGTGCGAATTGGTCCACGCATGAAAACATTTATATCCGCTCACCgcctctattttttattttttattttattttgaaagagcctctatttttgttaaagattttgtttttaaaatttcttaattaaaaacaacCAATTAGATTTCAGTATTTGTATTGTATTCGaacacttttaaaaattaagctaATAACGAAAATTTATGAGAAATTTAAGTAGTTACGTAATAgtgcaattttaaaaattaaattaaaatagtttatcGGGcgaaaaatttcattattactATTCAActatgctctttttttttcttgacagAAACAATGCTTTGTTCCTAATtgatagataataaattttaatacaaataaaaaaaaatctaatagatATACCTACctataattcaaattcaaaccccATCAAAACGTCagtccctcaaaatcatatcatTTTTAACGCACAAAACCAAATTCTTAACGTGAATTTCATAACGTGGGCGGAAAATTTATTAAGCAAGACAATTTTATTTCCtacggaataaaaaaaaatatttagtataaatgctaagtttctttttttttatatggaaAATGCTAGGATTCTTTGGTAAACTTTACACCAAATGAAATGTGCAAATGTTTGCAATCTTGCACGGTTACTCCTTTAATAACTTCTCATAAAtcacaatataaatttaatcattGTATAAGATATGATCATGTGTAAGTTTATCAAGACTTCCACTTCATGTCAACGAATCCCATCCCCAATTACAACtccaaaaacatttattatttgctAAATTAGCCACTAGGGAGCAAGATTCAATCGTGTCTCCACAATACTTGGAGCGAATAAAGTACATCATTCCAGAGTTTTCTTTACATCGGTGGCCATTCATACTTACCTTTTTATTGTGGCAACATGTGGGCACTTTCCAAGAGTATTCCACATAATATAGTCCCCAGAAGTAACCTGGTTATGACCAGAAATAATAAAAGACATGAACAGATATCATTGACACTtaaaggaaattttttttttaagagatttgCCATATTCAGTGGGGTTCGCTTAAATCTAGTAAACAAATACCTGAGTTGAAAACTTCATAGGTGCTTTTACAGCTGGATAGATGCTCACCTACAAAAATATGCAAATTATCAGATGGACAACATAAGGAACACTGGAATAGGAAGAGAGTTGCAAAGCATAAAGAATTGAGCATGGTCGATCAGTCCTCTTCTTGATATATCCTTTGAAGTAAAAATTAGAGATTTCATGGAGTAAAGAGGACAAGTACGATAAATAAACTACAAGAAATGGTTGTGTAACAACCAAAAGACATGGAAACATAAGTTTATAATCCATTATACTAAAATAGCATAAATTTGTGATACTAAATCAAAGGGGAGGAAGAAGCAATGGGAAGGGCAACAGGTTTTGCCCTGGAAGAGATGCCTATACTACCAGTGAGTGAATCAAACAGGCCTCCAACAGAGGGAGCTGCAGTTACAATCACTTCAAGTTCTACTGTGTCACCAGTAATTATGTCACCAATGGCATGTGCTACCATAAATGCCCTGTGAAATTAAAGGCAAAAGTAGCATGGGATATATGATTAAAAGTACATACTTCAAAGTAAGACCCCAGTACCATCAATACTGTAAACAAGCTCTCTTGGGAGCGATGGTAATGCAAATGCAATCAATTCcgtaaacaataataaaaaataaaaaaaacacatagaaGAAGCTTTAAGTGCAATGATTAGGGGCTTTCTATATTTCCAAACAATACAACGAGCACAtatgcaaaataaattaaaacagaaGCTATTTTTTCTCCCCCTCTACCCCAACCTTAAAGGGAAAGGAGTCCAATGGCCATGACATTGCCAACAAGCTGAACAAAACCTCATTCTATATAGCATTCTGTAGCAAAATGAGGTAATGTTCTCATACAAGTTTTCAAAATCGCTTTTACATTGAGTTACccaataaataaatgagaaatccaattaaaaacaaaattataatactaaTAACAGCTAACCAATCTAAGCCTGCATGCAAGAGATAATTTTCTTGTTAAGTATGATTCCCAAATGTTAGTGGCATACCCTGTTACTGATGGAAGATCCAGTAAGAGGGAAGACAGGCCATCATTCATACCAAGAGCAGCTCCACAATCAGGTCTTTTACACAACCTTGCATATGCATTTAAATGCCTAGGCTCAACCAATGGCAGAATAAGTATACTGTAAAGGCCCTTTTGGTGCACAATAGATTCTTATCTACCTCCTCTTCTTTGCTAATGTAAAGACTGATGATGTGGCGAGTAATGGGATCATCCACCCAAGAATCCGATCCCAGAGTTGAATTGCTCTTGCGTATGACAAATCCTAGTGCAAATCCCTCCCTACACAGAAGCAGGATTTGCTGGTGGAAACTGACATGGTGATTGCAAGAGTGAGATTTGTTTAATTGAATAATGTGTAAACCATTATGGCctaataatgaataataaaaagtatGTTAGGAGTTTGAGTTGAGGGAAAATGGAAGGAAAAGGAGATGGCGTCCAAGTTGTTGAGAATCCATATTGCTCAGATTCCGAATATAGCAGTTTCTCTGTTTTATTTAACTACTCCTCCGAATATAGcagtttcttttttctctctctcaaattcaagtaaatcCAAGTTACTTataccttatttatttaatgaatctttttcttaaaatgtttttcatttaataagataacaaaatatttaatattaaattccaataaaagataattttaaaatatttatttttaattaaaaatatttcaatttaataaattaagtagTTTTCTtaataagtataaaatatatcttttgttttcttataatCGATATCAAAACGagtatgaaattaaatatttaaaggtcATTTAATTTCAGTTGGTGCAGATATTAACAGTGATTGGCCTGTTATCCATTTCTCaatataattatgatttattttttttacaatgtaaTTAGGGCTTACAAAATCCACCATAGGACTAACATTCGATTCGAAGTTTCAATACACTCAAAATTTTGTATCCTTCTAAAATATGTGTTTTGCAAGAATTGAGTACaaattttttctcataaatttaaAGTATGTTGTAGttgagttgttttttttattattaaatgtatGTTATCAATTGGGTTATATTTATTAAGTGaatttatatatagataaattgtatgttttataaaatatagttaCCAGGATGAAATGGCATTTACACCATCATGAATGTGGACCGTTTGATTTAATCATACggttaatattttaaagatgttttttaagtttaattgactaaaataatttatgaaccTTAGGATCTTTATCAGACAGTTCTAATTGTCTGAATGTGTGAATGCGTAATTCCTCCAACTGCATGGAATCCGGATCTTAccattgttaattttaaaatatgatacactggaaataaaaaatttgaaaatgtattAATGTTAATAgttataatcataatttattttctaaaatacttttatttttaaactactcTAAATTTACTCAATTTAAGATGTTACTAACACTGATGTCCGATACCTTATgtataattacaaatatattttaaaaataagcatTGAAATTTGTTTATCAGTCATAGATATTAAAATGgagttttaatttcttttaactgCTCAAtactttataattattaaaatggaGTTTTAaatcttcataatttttttttgtataaagcaTATTCATGTTATAAAAACATCGAATCAATTATTAgtcattttaatctttaaaaaatctttaaattattaaaaaaaaaacagttatttTAATGTTTGACGAAAAAATCacctattatttatttactttccaTGATATAGTAGAGCAGCTGCCTCTTAATAAGATAACTACCTGCATGTCCAGTTTCCCACATTCAACTGAATGAGAATCTTCTGCTGttttaaaaggataaaagagaaaaaagaacagAGACCTGAACGCAGGGTGGTGCAGATtacagaaataaataaataaattataaacaacaacaacagtaaAGTTTTATCTTAGGTCAGTtacatgaataaataaattataaaaaacagaaggaaataaataaacatcacaaatttttttttcatcaaatttatgTATTAGAGCAATTTGCAACAATCTCTATATGATAGGATAAACTATCCGCATCCTCACAATTGTATACTTCAGCAAAGAAGTTGGAGTGGTATAACATTCACAAATTTTTGTATACAACATATTCCAGAACAGCATTGCTCAGGTTGCATTGACCTTCTCGTTATACCAGAAAGAAAACTGACTTGCTCAGGTAACTCATCAGGGGTAAGGGGGCAGGAATTGGAGGGGTGACGGGAGCAATAGAAAGGGAAGAGATTAGAGAAACCATGCGCAAATCCCTACTTCAACAAAGAATCCAAGTTCCAAGAACAAGATCTCTCGAACAATTGTGGCTTATTACTTGGAGCaataagataaaaacaaagcTTTAGTTTTGCTTAACAAGATTTCTCCCCAAAGTGTTAAATCAATACGAGGGTCATAATACTCTTTTTATATCTACCTATAGACCATGCTATTGTAAACTACATTTATGGTTTCTGCGCTCTTGATATTCATGTTACAACTCCTATAAAGTCAGGCACCCTATACTTAGCCTCATCTTTCAGACCCATAATATTAGACTGAGTTGTTAGCAGCTTTTTGTATATTCACAAATCAAAAACAGGAAAAAGGCTCAAGGTCGGATATAtaagagtgtgtttgaacgagaaaatttaaaattctggaaaattttaaattctaagaatgtGTAATATCATTATTCCACTAAATTTACTGAAGTTACATGTGTGttaacacaatcaatcatcaagcAGAACAAGCAGAAACAGACCTCAGTGGAGCATCAATAAACACATGCTATGGTCAAACAATTGTCTTGGCACATTCACCTTATAAACAAAACGTCTACTTTCTGAGAGGCTTTATTGAGTGGCCATTTAAAGAGAGATCAAATGCATTAATATGATTCTAGGGAAACATTCAACCTGATAAATTACTTGGATCcactaatttaaatttcttggttCCAACTTTGTTAACAGAGTAAGATGCATGCACTATTCATAACATTTTTGTATGTAATTTAGCTTAAAGAAAAACATACTGGCAAGATCTCCCAATGTATTCTAGCCCCAAATTTCGAATGTTGTGACATCCATTAACTTCAAGATGTGTAAGTTCCTTGCAGCCAGTAGCAATTGCTTCCAGACCCTTATCGCTTATGAAATAGCAATCAATTAAAGTCAAATTCTTTAACTTCTTACATCCATTCCCAATGGCACGCAACCCCCTGGATATAAgacaatattataaaaaagaaaaaaaatcttgaaagaATTATAAAGAGTGTGTGCATATGAGAATAGATTATGCTCCCGTGTgcgcaaaaaaaatattgcagtTTAAACAAGGATCTTCAATGTGGACTAAGCTCAACGagtctaaaaatatataaaaaggtaagaaaaaaaatgaatttgaagtAGAGCGGCTCACACACTTATCAGTAAATCTCTGAAAACTATATAATGCCAATAACTCCAGTAACAGACAGTTAGTGCCTACAGCTTTCAGAGCATCATCTGTAACATCAAAACAGTGCAGTTTTAGAACCTTCAAAGCCGGACATCCTTGGGACACAGCAAGCAGCCCTTTATTATGAATGGTCTCAGATTCCAACGACAAGTTCTCGAGGGATCTGCAATGTGATCCTACAGCTTCCATTGAGATATCAGTTATCTTGGTACAAGCCGCCACACCAAGAGATTTCAATGACTTCCCCACACCTAAGGCTAATTCAACCAGACCAGTATCAGTCAATCGATGGCAGAATCGCAGATTCAAGTCTTCAAGCTGCTTGCAACACTGTCCAACAGCAGCCAGACCTTGATCCCCAACATAACAAACCTACAGACAAATCTCagtaatgataaatgcaaatatGGAGTGTAGATTTGTAGACATTGAAGGAATGCATATCTAAATATCAGTGGTGATTAATTAAGCATGTAGGGAAAGCTTACTTGTAAGTCCAAGGCTCTGAGAGAGGTGCATTTCCGAGCTAGGGGTGTCAAGCCATCGCTAGAGACGCTGGAAcaccggattaagcccaatttGTGAAGCTTGGGGAAGTCTTGGCCGAGAGCAGATAAACCAGCATCTGATAAACGGAGAAAATCAAGATCGCCCTCTTCGTAGTTCGGTAGCATTTTCCCCtggagaagaaaaaatgaaattggaATTGAAATTGAGATGTAAGAATGGGAGGAGAATGATTGGACGGACGAGGTGGAGGGGAATGGAGAGGCTTTGGTCGATGTAGAGGTTTCTGAGATTGGAGAAACGGGTGGGGAGACGGTGGAGGGAGGAGAGATGGGTGGAGGCGATTCGGAGGGTGGTTCGGGTTAGGCGCTGGAGGCGGAACCAGCGGCGGCAGACGAGGGAGCAAGCGTCGCGGGTGGACATGGAGTGGAGGCGGGAGAAGATTTCTACGATTAAGTCGTCGGGAAAGCAGGTGTTGATCCAATCGTGGCCTCGCATTGCGTGATCGGTGCTGGTGCAAGGGAAAGCGGTGTGTTTTTGGTCTATTGATTCATTGAGATGAGGGATATGATGCGGCGCCATTCCTTCGGCTTTCACTCTTACTAACAACACCATCTGCTAAATACACCATCAAATTCAAAAGCCTAACCCAGATCATTATCCAGTTTCACGCTATTCACACCCTACCACTTGCGTTGCAGTTTTAGTGAGACATCTTTTTCACTTATTACATctgatttttgtttctttaatttttttagtagtatattgaaacaaaaattataccgtcaattaatttatcaaaaatatcatttttttaaaaaaattataaaaaaaaagataatatatttatcatatataagtAATTGTTGTGTAAAAAACCTAAAATCAATgtcatttattttaacaatagaTTTTTCAATATGATACAATGTTAATTACTTTTTAGCAATATATATGAATCACTTACAATTTTATTCACCTACCAACACTCTTCAtttagttttatctttttttctatcCTAtcataattatacttttttcttttttttcattctctctcCATTTGTTGAATAACATATTAAATGTTCACACTCCTTACAAGTGtcaccttaatttttttaatatatcaaactAGAAACGATTAACTCAAACCAATCAAATATTCAAACACATATAGCCATGTGACTTCTCTAGTGGCATCTAATAGACCTAACAACTTGTGCAAtcaaaatacttatatataaggAATCCTAACTCCTGTAAGATTTTACCTCAATCAACTCATTCTTATATATAAGCTGACATTCTAACTTGAGCAAaggaattaatataaaataaacaaaatattataagaatttaaataaaaaactgacATGTTAGAAGGAGTACTAacacaaaataataagaataaaaaatattttattttattttattagaaacttaaaacgaaaaaaaaaatattagaaatctaaaataaaatttactaatttatcatCCACCCAATACATATTTAAgcacttttaaaattttggaaacctacaattagtttcatgttttttaCATCAACAATCTGCATAGAAAAACACACACGTATATTTGGATGGTTTTAAAATGAGAAATGCTAATTTGCATGATAATGATTTCGTGAAATTTGCAGAAGAAGCGATGATGAAAAAGCGGAGAGGGGACAGAAGAGCGTGGTGAGTACGCACGAGTGTCGAAGCGAGTGAACTGGGTGGTGTGCATATGCTTTGGGAGCCTTTGTGATTTCCAGGATAAACAGCTTTACGAGACTGCATGCGGGATCGGGTCACGATTTCATATCGCTATCGGCGCGTTGGTGACGCACTGCGGGGTGGAACTCTACGGTGGAGGCTGTGAGCGCTGGGGTGCATGACCAACACTTCTACAACCATAAGCTGGTGACTGAGGTTAGAGGGATTGGGGTGGAGCTGGCTGTCCGGAGGTTGATGGACGGTGGTCATAAACCTCACGCAATTAGACGATGAAGGCTCTTCAAGAAGGTGGCTTATCTCACAAAAATTTAACGGCTCTGATCAACTATCTTAAGCGATTCTGTAAATGAGTCACTTCATCGATAACAATTTCCCATTATAATTATTCACACCTAACACAAGTGATTAATATCTTAGACACTATATATTTGTCTACACCAAAAGAccctatatatttatatttatcttagtttttaattaatttattttttatatctatgaacttgaaaataaaaaaactctcCCAAACCAAAGAGAGTAACACAAAAGTTGTCCCAGAAGaattatgaaaagaaaatcGTTATTAAATTGTATTGTAACTATCATTCATGTCCCtgtcaaaaaagaaaacaagattaTCATTCAAGTCTGCAAGTTGGATTTATTGAAGGATAAACAAGTTCCTTACCGTTCtatttctgttaaaaaaaaaaaaagcaagttgCTTACTAATTACCTTATATTTG contains:
- the LOC114420110 gene encoding F-box/LRR-repeat protein 4-like isoform X1 is translated as MQSRKAVYPGNHKGSQSICTPPSSLASTLMVLLVRVKAEGMAPHHIPHLNESIDQKHTAFPCTSTDHAMRGHDWINTCFPDDLIVEIFSRLHSMSTRDACSLVCRRWFRLQRLTRTTLRIASTHLSSLHRLPTRFSNLRNLYIDQSLSIPLHLGKMLPNYEEGDLDFLRLSDAGLSALGQDFPKLHKLGLIRCSSVSSDGLTPLARKCTSLRALDLQVCYVGDQGLAAVGQCCKQLEDLNLRFCHRLTDTGLVELALGVGKSLKSLGVAACTKITDISMEAVGSHCRSLENLSLESETIHNKGLLAVSQGCPALKVLKLHCFDVTDDALKAVGTNCLLLELLALYSFQRFTDKGLRAIGNGCKKLKNLTLIDCYFISDKGLEAIATGCKELTHLEVNGCHNIRNLGLEYIGRSCQ
- the LOC114420111 gene encoding AP-5 complex subunit mu-like yields the protein MNDGLSSLLLDLPSVTGAFMVAHAIGDIITGDTVELEVIVTAAPSVGGLFDSLTGSIGISSRAKPVALPIASSSPLI
- the LOC114420110 gene encoding F-box/LRR-repeat protein 4-like isoform X2, translating into MQSRKAVYPGNHKGSQSICTPPSSLASTLMVLLVRVKAEGMAPHHIPHLNESIDQKHTAFPCTSTDHAMRGHDWINTCFPDDLIVEIFSRLHSMSTRDACSLVCRRWFRLQRLTRTTLRIASTHLSSLHRLPTRFSNLRNLYIDQSLSIPLHLGKMLPNYEEGDLDFLRLSDAGLSALGQDFPKLHKLGLIRCSSVSSDGLTPLARKCTSLRALDLQVCYVGDQGLAAVGQCCKQLEDLNLRFCHRLTDTGLVELALGVGKSLKSLGVAACTKITDISMEAVGSHCRSLENLSLESETIHNKGLLAVSQGCPALKVLKLHCFDVTDDALKAVGTNCLLLELLALYSFQRFTDKCGVACHWEWM
- the LOC114420110 gene encoding F-box/LRR-repeat protein 4-like isoform X3; amino-acid sequence: MQSRKAVYPGNHKGSQSICTPPSSLASTLMVLLVRVKAEGMAPHHIPHLNESIDQKHTAFPCTSTDHAMRGHDWINTCFPDDLIVEIFSRLHSMSTRDACSLVCRRWFRLQRLTRTTLRIASTHLSSLHRLPTRFSNLRNLYIDQSLSIPLHLGKMLPNYEEGDLDFLRLSDAGLSALGQDFPKLHKLGLIRCSSVSSDGLTPLARKCTSLRALDLQVCYVGDQGLAAVGQCCKQLEDLNLRFCHRLTDTGLVELALGVGKSLKSLGVAACTKITDISMEAVGSHCRSLENLSLESETIHNKGLLAVSQGCPALKGVACHWEWM